In Trifolium pratense cultivar HEN17-A07 linkage group LG7, ARS_RC_1.1, whole genome shotgun sequence, a genomic segment contains:
- the LOC123895110 gene encoding AUGMIN subunit 7-like isoform X2 yields MTSTQMEVIQKKLTMLNYSQANAPAQSLLFAGMERYALLEWLFFRLLGDKSPFSQQNIQGDALDGDEETALIQHLAEIAKFLDITTTVDTEAIQGHGSYEERAEMLRHIVDLVEVTIHADNPEWSIDEQVAKDIQLIDSIAEKQAQIFSEEYKLFPPDFQIQSIYPMPDVSELESKLSEQSKILLNLHQKVDDLASKHAYNPYEEYAEVESQLRAHLQSFLQTAKTFNLIYTKEIRPWTHMMEVPQLHGFGPAASRLLEAYKMLLKFLRNLRNLRDSHGALAFGYSETSEGPSSVTKIISECESALTDLNRGLRILSTSIARQQGEKMST; encoded by the exons ATGACATCGACGCAAATGGAAGTGATTCAGAAGAAATTGACAATGCTAAATTACTCACAAGCGAATGCCCCTGCACAGTCCCTCCTATTTGCTGGCATGGAGCGCTATGCCCTTTTGGAATGGCTCTTCTTTCg GCTATTGGGTGATAAGTCACCCTTTTCCCAACAAAACATACAAGGGGACGCCCTTGATGGTGACGAGGAGACAGCTCTAATTCAGC ACTTGGCTGAAATTGCTAAGTTCTTGGATATTACGACAACTGTAGATACAGAAGCcattcaa GGACATGGAAGCTATGAAGAGCGCGCTGAAATGCTTCGTCATATTGTAGATCTAGTGGAAGTAACTATCCATGCTGATAATCCAGAATGGAG TATTGACGAGCAGGTAGCCAAGGACATCCAACTGATAGATTCCATTGCAGAGAAACAGGCGCAAATATTTTCTGAAGAATATAAATTGTTTCCTCCAGATTTTCAGATTCAGTCCATATATCCAAt GCCAGATGTTTCTGAGTTGGAGTCCAAGCTTTCTGAACAAtcaaaaatattgttgaatCTTCATCAAAAAGTTGATGACTTGGCGTCCAAG CATGCTTACAATCCATATGAGGAGTATGCTGAGGTGGAATCCCAACTGCGGGCACATCTTCAATCATTCCTACAAACTGCCAAGACATTCAACTTGATTTACACCAAG GAAATTCGGCCATGGACGCACATGATGGAAGTTCCACAACTTCATGGGTTTGGACCAGCTGCTAGTCGACTATTGGAGGCTTACAAAATGCTTTTGAAG TTTCTTAGGAACCTAAGGAATCTTAGAGACTCACATGGAGCTCTTGCTTTTGGATATTCAGAAACTTCTGAAGGGCCTTCTTCTGTTACAAAAATAATCTCTGAATGTGAATCTGCATTGACAGACTTAAATCGCGGTCTTCGAATTCTATCTACTTCCATTGCTCGTCAGCAGGGAGAGAAGATGAGCACTTGA
- the LOC123895110 gene encoding AUGMIN subunit 7-like isoform X1 — translation MTSTQMEVIQKKLTMLNYSQANAPAQSLLFAGMERYALLEWLFFRLLGDKSPFSQQNIQGDALDGDEETALIQHLAEIAKFLDITTTVDTEAIQGHGSYEERAEMLRHIVDLVEVTIHADNPEWSIDEQVAKDIQLIDSIAEKQAQIFSEEYKLFPPDFQIQSIYPMPDVSELESKLSEQSKILLNLHQKVDDLASKHAYNPYEEYAEVESQLRAHLQSFLQTAKTFNLIYTKITMATNTSGNLSLQSLLENDKLSITNFPEWYSNLRIVLKHEKKLYVLEQKLPELPAATAPKADKDAYKKHFDDAHDIGCLMLATMNSELQKQHENMEAYDMIMHLKMLYKEQARYERIEVSRALFRCKLAEGNPVGPHVLQMIGYIENLERLGYPLGLVLATDLILQSLPDSYSQLVMNYIMNNIYKTLPELASMLRTAEQILKKGKGKTILMVQNGNEHKDMGKKKFKPSTSSLKPVGGVTKKGTCFHCGQIGHWKRNCTRYLEECKKRKVSDASIKEIRPWTHMMEVPQLHGFGPAASRLLEAYKMLLKFLRNLRNLRDSHGALAFGYSETSEGPSSVTKIISECESALTDLNRGLRILSTSIARQQGEKMST, via the exons ATGACATCGACGCAAATGGAAGTGATTCAGAAGAAATTGACAATGCTAAATTACTCACAAGCGAATGCCCCTGCACAGTCCCTCCTATTTGCTGGCATGGAGCGCTATGCCCTTTTGGAATGGCTCTTCTTTCg GCTATTGGGTGATAAGTCACCCTTTTCCCAACAAAACATACAAGGGGACGCCCTTGATGGTGACGAGGAGACAGCTCTAATTCAGC ACTTGGCTGAAATTGCTAAGTTCTTGGATATTACGACAACTGTAGATACAGAAGCcattcaa GGACATGGAAGCTATGAAGAGCGCGCTGAAATGCTTCGTCATATTGTAGATCTAGTGGAAGTAACTATCCATGCTGATAATCCAGAATGGAG TATTGACGAGCAGGTAGCCAAGGACATCCAACTGATAGATTCCATTGCAGAGAAACAGGCGCAAATATTTTCTGAAGAATATAAATTGTTTCCTCCAGATTTTCAGATTCAGTCCATATATCCAAt GCCAGATGTTTCTGAGTTGGAGTCCAAGCTTTCTGAACAAtcaaaaatattgttgaatCTTCATCAAAAAGTTGATGACTTGGCGTCCAAG CATGCTTACAATCCATATGAGGAGTATGCTGAGGTGGAATCCCAACTGCGGGCACATCTTCAATCATTCCTACAAACTGCCAAGACATTCAACTTGATTTACACCAAG ATTACCATGGCAACAAATACATCAGGAAATTTATCACTGCAATCTCTCCTTGAGAATGACAAATTATCTATAACAAACTTTCCGGAATGGTACAGTAACCTGAGGATTGTCCTCAAGCATGAGAAAAAATTGTATGTACTTGAACAAAAACTTCCCGAACTACCTGCTGCCACTGCCCCTAAGGCTGATAAGGATGCTTACAAGAAGCATTTCGATGATGCACATGATATTGGCTGTCTCATGCTTGCTACCATGAACTCAGAGTTGCAAAAGCAACACGAGAACATGGAGGCTTATGATATGATCATGCACCTCAAAATGCTCTATAAAGAGCAAGCAAGATATGAAAGGATTGAGGTTTCCAGAGCCCTTTTCCGATGCAAGCTGGCAGAAGGAAACCCAGTTGGTCCTCATGTGCTCCAGATGATTGGGTACATTGAGAACCTAGAGAGATTGGGTTACCCTTTGGGCCTTGTGTTGGCCACTGACTTGAtcctgcaatcgttgccggaTAGTTATAGTCAACTTGTCATGAACTACATCATGAACAATATTTACAAGACTCTGCCCGAACTTGCTAGCATGTTGAGAACTGCTGAGCAAATTCTCAAAAAAGGAAAAGGGAAGACCATTTTGATGGTCCAAAATGGAAATGAGCACAAGGACATGGGCAAGAAAAAGTTCAAGCCAAGTACTTCTAGCTTGAAACCTGTGGGAGGGGTGACAAAGAAGGGTACCTGCTTCCATTGCGGTCAGATCGGACATTGGAAAAGGAATTGCACGAGGTATTTAGAAGAGTGCAAGAAGAGGAAAGTAAGTGATGCTTCTATTAAG GAAATTCGGCCATGGACGCACATGATGGAAGTTCCACAACTTCATGGGTTTGGACCAGCTGCTAGTCGACTATTGGAGGCTTACAAAATGCTTTTGAAG TTTCTTAGGAACCTAAGGAATCTTAGAGACTCACATGGAGCTCTTGCTTTTGGATATTCAGAAACTTCTGAAGGGCCTTCTTCTGTTACAAAAATAATCTCTGAATGTGAATCTGCATTGACAGACTTAAATCGCGGTCTTCGAATTCTATCTACTTCCATTGCTCGTCAGCAGGGAGAGAAGATGAGCACTTGA
- the LOC123896461 gene encoding receptor-like protein 32, with protein MSHLTKLVHLDLSFNNFIGPLPSLNSSKSLKVLSLNHNDFKGTIPSTHFEGLINLMSIDLGDNSFYGRIPSSLFRLQSLQILMLYNNKFEGVLEEFSNASMSLLEMLDLSRNNFEGSIPMSIFKLERLLSLQLSENKFNGTIELDVIGRLQNLTTLDLGYNNFNQISGTIPNWLWRFDSLVALNVSYNSLTDFEGPLHNLSSRLDLHSNQLKGIAPFFMKNAIYLDYSSNRFSSMLKDIPMCLTKKSNTLRLLNLGGNKLNGHISDTFSKSCDLRLLDLSANLLKGTIPKSLANCKHLQVLNLGKNQLTDKFPCFLKKISSLRVVILRTNKLHGNIECHNNSGNWETLQIVDLANNNFSGTLPPSLLQSWKALMIDEDKGDARSNYDDSVTIVNKGRTLNLVKILIAFTSLDLSSNNFGGPIPEELMNLIGLHALNLSQNTFSGKIPSFVSNLKHLESLDLSMNSLSGEIPTELASLSFLAVMNISYNHLVGKIPTGTQIQSFQADSFIGNERLFGPPLTQISNGRKGYSPETQPQVSETNYERSNIDWNFLSAELGFTFGFGILILPLILWKRWRMWYSKKVDDMLYRIIPQLDFVYEHHGGKKYRTLRWKPY; from the exons ATGTCTCATCTTACCAAACTTGTTCATCTAGACTTGTCATTCAACAACTTCATCGGTCCTCTTCCGTCTCTTAATAGTTCTAAGTCCCTCAAAGTTTTATCTCTCAATCACAATGATTTCAAAGGTACAATTCCATCTACTCATTTTGAAGGACTTATAAACCTCATGAGCATTGATTTAGGTGATAATTCTTTTTATGGAAGAATCCCTTCATCATTGTTTAGACTTCAATCTCTTCAAATCCTCATGCTTTACAACAACAAATTTGAAGGTGTATTAGAAGAATTTTCAAATGCTTCTATGTCATTATTAGAGATGCTTGATTTAAGTCGCAATAATTTTGAAGGGTCTATTCCTATGTCTATCTTCAAACTCGAGAGACTTCTTTCGCTTCAACTTTCCGAAAACAAGTTCAATGGTACTATTGAACTTGATGTGATTGGAAGGCTTCAAAATTTAACCACACTTGATCTTGGATACAACAACTT CAATCAAATTTCAGGAACAATTCCTAATTGGCTTTGGAGATTTGATTCTTTGGTTGCTTTAAATGTTTCCTATAATTCTCTAACAGATTTTGAAGGTCCTTTGCATAATCTTAGTTCAAGACTTGACCTTCATTCCAATCAACTAAAAGGTATTGCtccattttttatgaaaaatgccATTTATTTGGACTACTCAAGCAATAGATTCAGCTCTATGTTGAAAGACATTCCAATGTGTTTGACAAAAAAGAGCAACACTCTTAGGCTACTAAACCTAGGTGGAAACAAACTCAATGGTCATATTTCAGATACATTCTCAAAATCATGTGATCTAAGGTTATTAGATCTTAGTGCAAATCTTTTGAAAGGGACAATACCAAAATCTTTGGCTAATTGCAAACACCTTCAAGTTCTAAACCTTGGAAAAAATCAATTAActgataaatttccttgcttctTGAAGAAAATTTCCTCGCTACGAGTCGTGATTTTAAGGACAAACAAATTGCATGGCAATATTGAATGTCACAATAACAGTGGAAATTGGGAAACACTTCAAATTGTTGATCTAGCAAATAACAATTTCAGTGGTACATTACCACCATCATTGTTACAAAGTTGGAAAGCTTTGATGATTGATGAAGATAAAG GAGATGCTCGTAGCAATTATGATGATTCAGTTACAATTGTTAACAAAGGTAGAACATTGAATTTGGTTAAAATTCTTATTGCTTTTACTTCATTGGATCTCTCATCCAACAACTTTGGAGGACCAATACCTGAAGAGCTTATGAATCTTATAGGACTGCATGCTCTTAACTTGTCACAAAATACTTTCTCAGGTAAGATACCTTCTTTTGTAAGCAATCTAAAACATCTTGAGTCCTTAGATTTGTCCATGAATTCCTTAAGTGGAGAGATTCCTACAGAGCTTGCAAGTTTATCATTTCTTGCAGTTATGAACATTTCATACAATCACTTGGTGGGAAAAATACCAACTGGAACACAGATTCAGTCCTTTCAAGCAGATTCATTTATAGGAAACGAAAGGCTATTTGGACCTCCTTTGACTCAAATTTCCAATGGGAGAAAAGGGTACTCACCAGAAACACAACCACAAGTATCTGAAACAAATTATGAGAGATCAAATATTGATTGGAATTTCTTAAGTGCTGAGTTGGGATTCACTTTTGGTTTTGGAATTTTGATACTTCCCCTTATTCTGTGGAAGAGATGGAGGATGTGGTATTCCAAGAAGGTTGATGACATGCTTTATAGGATCATTCCTCAGCTTGATTTTGTATATGAACATCATGGAGGAAAAAAGTATAGAACTTTGAGGTGGAAACCATACTAA